AATTAAAAATATAGTTCTTTTGCTTCTTTTATACCAATACCGAAGGCACTTCCTACGGTCGTACCGAGTAGGTGCCTATCGGCAAAAGAAGTGGGGGTGCTACCCTACGGGCACGCTTCGCAGGGGGGCTAGTCCCCGCAAATAATAAAAAACATAAAAATTTTATAATTAATTCTTATTCAATGTATTATAGTTACAATAATCTACCAAGCAAACTGATAGCCGAAACTTATATATAAATCATTAACAGATATATTATCAGTCATTCTTTCCGGCATTTTTAGTGCCAAAGATATATAAGGCTGACCAGTAACAACATTATACGGCAAAATAAGTACACTCAAATCACATCCCAACTTTAATGCTATAGACTGCATATAATCTTTAGCATAATAAGCTCCCCTATAAGAAAGCGAAGCAAAGAAGTTTTCAAAATATAAATGACTCAAATTAAATTGTGCATCCAAATAACCAAAAAGCTCTACATCACCCGCAAGAAAATAATTATCGACGTATCTTTGTTGGCTTACATAACTATAAAACTCTTGAGGTGCAGCAACATATCTTCCGCCAAAAACCTTTGAAGCACCATTAAATGCCGCAGGAGTATCAAATGTATAAGAGCCGTAAAAACTCAATCTAAGAGGAGCATATCTTGTTTGAAATTGTGTTTTAAAATCTAGAGCAAATTTATTATACCTAACAGAATAAGTAGGATAAAGTGCAATTTGAACTAAGTCATTAAAATACGGCTTATCAGAAGAGGATCTAAATCTAAAAAGAGTTATTAATGTAGTATTCAAAGCCCAAGAAGAAAATTTCCAATTAAATGCACTTTGATAGTAACTAGCATTGTTATAATATATTGTATCAGAAAATAATGCTGTAGATATTGCAGGCGATAAATAAAATAATACCTTATCACTCTCTGTAAAAATATTAAATTGCATACTAATAGAACTGCTTACTCTCCAATATTTGCTGTATGTTGAATAAACTATATCGCTTCCAAATTTAAAATTTATAGGATATAGTAAATCATTAAATGTCATATCTAATTGTGTTTGCAAAAACTGAGAAGGTATATCATAACCAATCATCAATATAGAAAGATTATCAAACTCCACAGAAGATACAGCAGTAGCTAATCCTATACCATTAAAAAAATATTGAAAAGTATTATTAAATAATGGGAAAGGAAACCACAAAGACCAAGGTTTAATATATTTAAAAGGGTTATGCTTTCCTAATTCCATTTGAGGAGTAAAATTATACTTCTCTATTGTTTTATCTGTTAGAGTTATATTTTTTATTTCTGGATTAATAGTAGTATCTTCAGTCATTAATCTGTCATATTCAGAAAATCTACCCTTATAATAAACAACATTCTCTCCATTTTCTAAAACATTAACAGACGATAATACACCCCCAGAATAGTTCTTATTGTACAATCTTATTGTGTTAGCATTTAAATCTAATTCTCCTAATCTATAAAAACTATCATCATTGTTATAAGAAAATAAAAGCCTATTATTTGAATATCTTAAATAACGCACATAATTAAGAGTGTTATCTGATGTATCAACATATTTAAGAGTTTTATTATTATAATCATAAATTGCTATATGTTTAATGCCTTTATCTATCACTATCAAAGCTACTGTATTATCATCTATCACTGTAGGAGAAGTATAAGTAATGGTATCATTAGGCTCAAGCAATATTTCTCTATTATTATTTTCATCAATATAAACAAAAGTAGTATTATGCAAATCTTTACCTATGCCTATTATGCCGCCTCTAAAAAAGTTTGCATATTGCAAATCATACCATTTTCTTTTTGTTCTTTTTTTTGTTTCTAAATCATATTCTTTTACTATATATCTATAAAGTCCAGCATTATAAGTATAAGATACAATCAATGCCCTTTTACCGTCAGAAGAAATATCTAAACTCTCAGAACTTTTATCTATTAGAAATTCAAATTTTAAATCTTTTTTATTGTTTTCATCATTTCTTGTTTTTTTATATGAATATAAAGCACCAAGGTTAGAATCTATATAATAAAGCATATCATTATAAGAATCTATATCTTCAATATATGTTTCTCTATCATTAACCATTAAAGCTTCACTTGGGTTAATATTTTTAATCATAATATAATTTTGAAACTCGGCCCATACATCAACAAAATCTATATTATAAACCTTTTTAAAAGCCCCATAAAACCCCGCATTATATACATTAAAAGAAAAAGAGAACTTATGCCTCATAGCATCCCAAAGTTCATTATACTTTTCCATTCCAAAACGCTCTTGTAAATACTTTGAGAAAAGCCCGCCATATTCATAATACACAGTTCCATAAGGTTTTTTTCTCCAAAGGTCGCTAGCCTGCATAGGTGTCTTAAACTTTCCTTCATATATATCTTGTCTTAATCTTTGCTTTACAAGAGGGTCATTAGCTCTCCCAAACCCCTTATAGCTCTCCATACTAACAGTAACACCTTCAAGCATAAACGCAGGTGTATTTATAAAAACAAGTGAAGCCCAACTACCGAAAATTCTTGTTTGAATACCAGCTTTTTCAGAGTTTAAACTAAGCAAATGTACAAGTTCATGTATAAAAGTGCCCCTAAAATTATCTTCATCTATAGTAAGATCCCCAGATTCTGCCGTATCAAATAATATTACTCTAGGATAAGGCACAGGAACTGCTACAGAATTAAATAAATTTATATCTGGTGTTATAACTACTGGAATTTTGCCATATACTTTGCTGTTTAATATTGTAGAATACTCTTCATAAATATCATCAGCAATAAGAGCCAATTTCTCAGCACTTCTTCTAGATTCAAGAGGAAATATGATTTCAAATTTTTCTGTGTTTATTGTGTGTAGTTTTCTAAATGGTTTGAATATTTGAAGCTGACCATACAATACAGATATAGAAAATATCAAAAAAAACAATATATATTTTTTCATAAAATAGAATATATATTATTAAATGTTTTTGTCAATAATTAGCTATTATATTCTTCTCTAGCCATTCTCTCTAAAGTAGATTTTACCTCATTAATAAAAACTTTATCTTCAACTACAATATGATTAAACAACCAATCCCTCAAAAATAGAGTAAATTCTTTTATATCTATTTCTTTGCCATTCTTATAATTATTTACTTCTTCTAAAACTTTATTAGTAAAATTTCTATGTTTAACTACATGAGATTTAAATCCGCTATAATCTATAGCTTTCATTATAGCCTCTTCTGTAGAAAAATGATAAGCTACATAATCAATTGTATCTTTAATAACACCATTAAGTTCTTCTGCCACATCATCTTTTGATATATCTTTATTCATTACTAATATATATAGTTTATTTAATATCTTTACTAGTTCTCTATGCTGATCATCTACTCTTTTATAGCCAGTATTAAACTTACTTTCCCATTTTATTTCTTGAATAGTTTCTTCCATATATAAAATATCCTTTTTATATAATTCTATTTTAAATATAAGTAAAATTTTTATTTTTTGTATATATAAATATAAAACAACTTATAAAAAATATCATATAAAATACTAATAATACTATTCGGATATTTTTAATATTAATTATCCGTTTTTTTTAAAATTGATTTAATTTCATATACAAAAGCTTTATCTTCTATTAAAATATGATTTAACAACCAATTTCTTAAATATGTTATTAAACCTACTATGTCTATATAATTATTAGCAGTATAAGTTTTTACCTCACCTAATATTTTATTTGAGAAATCTCTATGTTTTGATGAATGCTTGGCAAGATTTTTATAATTAATGGCTTTCATAATATCTTCTTCTGTCTTAAAATGATAAACCATATAATCTATAGTATCTCTTAATACGGAATTAAACTTTTCTCGAACTTTAATGTCATTTAAATCTTTATCATCATCAATCTCATAAAGCTTATTAAGCATACCTAAAAATTTCTCATGCTGCTCATCTATTCTTTTATAACCAGTATTAAAACTATCATTCCAAGCAATATATTTTTCATTATTAACAATTTTCATATATACCCCCTATACCAATATAGTAATATATTGATACCCATAAAATCAGGATATAAAAAATATTATGTTTGTCAATAAATAAATATGTTTTTAGATAAAAAATATTTGGATTTTAATTGGTTTTTTAATACTTACATATTAAAATAAGTATCTGAAAAATTATATTATAATTAAATATATACTACTAAAATATTTAAAATAAAAGAGCCTACAATAAGAAACATCTCCCTATTGTAAGCTCTTTTTTATATTGCTATTATAATAAAATTATAGACTTAAATTATAAAAAGCTTTTTTACCTAAATAAATAGCTCTATCACCTAATTCTTCTTCTATTCTTAATAATTGATTGTATTTAGCAATCCTATCACTTCTAGAAGCAGAACCAGTTTTAATTTGACCAGCATTAGTAGCTACAACTATATCAGCAATAGTAGTATCTTCTGTTTCACCAGATCTGTGAGAAACTACTGCAGTATAGTTATGAGTGTTAGCAAGTTCAATAGAATCTAAAGTTTCAGTTAAAGAACCTATTTGATTAACTTTAATAAGGATAGAATTAGCAACACCTTTATCTAATCCCATTTGAAGTCTTTTTACATTAGTAACAAACAAGTCATCACCAACTAATTGAACTTTTTTACCTAATTTTTCTGTTAATATTTTCCAACCATCCCAATCATCTTCAGCAACACCATCTTCTATAGAGATAATAGGATATTTATTGCATAAATCAACATAAAAATCAACCATTTCAGCAGGGGTTAATTCTCTGTTATCAGATTTCTTAAATACATATTTCTTTTTATTTTTATCATAGAATTCACTTGAAGCAGGGTCCATAGCAATCATTATATCATCACCAGGTTTGTATCCAGCTTTTTCTATAGCTTGCATAATTACTTGAAGAGGCTCTTCATTATCTTTAAGAGTTGGAGCGAAACCACCTTCATCACCAACAGTGGTACTTAAACCTCTATCATGAAGTATAGTTTTTAAATTATGGAATACTTCAGCTACATAACGTATACCTTCTTTGAAAGTAGGAGCACCAACTGGCATAACCATATATTCTTGGAAGTCTATTGGAGCTGATGAGTGTGCACCGCCATTCAAAATATTAGCCATAGGTACTGGTAAAGTTTTAGCATTAGTACCGCCAATGTATCTATATAAAGGCATACCTAATTCTTCTGCAGCAGCTTTAGCAACAGCAAGTGATACACCAAGTATAGCATTAGCACCTAATTTACCTTTATTTTCTGTACCGTCAAGTTCTATCATAGTTCTGTCTATTTCAACCTGATCTAAAGCATCCATATCAATAAGTTCATTGCAGATAATTTCATTAACATTCTCAACTGCTTTTTGAACACCTTTGCCTAAATATCTAGATTTATCACCATCTCTTAATTCTACAGCCTCATGTTCACCAGTAGAAGCTCCAGATGGAACTGCTGCTCTACCCATAACTCCGCTATCTAAATAAACATCAACCTCAACTGTTGGGTTTCCTCTTGAATCTAATATCTCTCTAGCTACTATATCATCTATTAAAGACATATTATTACTCCTTATAAATTATAATTGTATATATCATATAACATAATGTATAAATTTCAAGTTAAAAAAATAATAATGATGTAATAATATAATTATTTAAAAGAATTATAATTAAATCTTCTATTTTCTGATATCATTTTCCCTATAGCATTCATTATTAAACCTATAGAAAATGATAATGCTGATAATATTAATAAACATATTGTTAGTATTGCTGTAGGAAATCTATCAACTTTTAATGTTTCAAAATACTCTATAGTGATACTGATACCTAAATACATACCTATAATAAATAATATAATACTTATTATATTAAAAAATATCATTGGTTTTTCTGTCATCATTAAATAAATAATAGTGAATAATATTCTAAAACCATCTCTAAATGTATTAAGTTTAGAATGTGATCCTTCAGGTCTTTTAAAATATTTAGCAGGAACTTCTCCTACAGGTAAACGCATTTGAAGTGCATATATAGTAAGCTCTGTCTCTATTTCAAAACCTTTTGAGGCAGATGGAAAACTTTTTACAAATCTTTTAGAAAATATCCTATAACCACTAAGCATATCATTAAATTTTTTACCAAATAACATATTTGCAA
The genomic region above belongs to Brachyspira sp. SAP_772 and contains:
- a CDS encoding bacteriohemerythrin translates to MEETIQEIKWESKFNTGYKRVDDQHRELVKILNKLYILVMNKDISKDDVAEELNGVIKDTIDYVAYHFSTEEAIMKAIDYSGFKSHVVKHRNFTNKVLEEVNNYKNGKEIDIKEFTLFLRDWLFNHIVVEDKVFINEVKSTLERMAREEYNS
- the eno gene encoding phosphopyruvate hydratase encodes the protein MRSNNMSLIDDIVAREILDSRGNPTVEVDVYLDSGVMGRAAVPSGASTGEHEAVELRDGDKSRYLGKGVQKAVENVNEIICNELIDMDALDQVEIDRTMIELDGTENKGKLGANAILGVSLAVAKAAAEELGMPLYRYIGGTNAKTLPVPMANILNGGAHSSAPIDFQEYMVMPVGAPTFKEGIRYVAEVFHNLKTILHDRGLSTTVGDEGGFAPTLKDNEEPLQVIMQAIEKAGYKPGDDIMIAMDPASSEFYDKNKKKYVFKKSDNRELTPAEMVDFYVDLCNKYPIISIEDGVAEDDWDGWKILTEKLGKKVQLVGDDLFVTNVKRLQMGLDKGVANSILIKVNQIGSLTETLDSIELANTHNYTAVVSHRSGETEDTTIADIVVATNAGQIKTGSASRSDRIAKYNQLLRIEEELGDRAIYLGKKAFYNLSL
- a CDS encoding glycosyltransferase family 2 protein, yielding MKKISVIIPCYNEEITIKQVIEEFRKYLPEAEINVFDNNSKDNSVKLAKEAGAIVTEVNYQGKGEVVRRAFSDIEADIYIMVDADMQYDISEIKKHIQYFLENKLDMLNISREVVDEDVHRKGHTFGNAMLTGFANMLFGKKFNDMLSGYRIFSKRFVKSFPSASKGFEIETELTIYALQMRLPVGEVPAKYFKRPEGSHSKLNTFRDGFRILFTIIYLMMTEKPMIFFNIISIILFIIGMYLGISITIEYFETLKVDRFPTAILTICLLILSALSFSIGLIMNAIGKMISENRRFNYNSFK
- a CDS encoding TreP protein, which produces MKKYILFFLIFSISVLYGQLQIFKPFRKLHTINTEKFEIIFPLESRRSAEKLALIADDIYEEYSTILNSKVYGKIPVVITPDINLFNSVAVPVPYPRVILFDTAESGDLTIDEDNFRGTFIHELVHLLSLNSEKAGIQTRIFGSWASLVFINTPAFMLEGVTVSMESYKGFGRANDPLVKQRLRQDIYEGKFKTPMQASDLWRKKPYGTVYYEYGGLFSKYLQERFGMEKYNELWDAMRHKFSFSFNVYNAGFYGAFKKVYNIDFVDVWAEFQNYIMIKNINPSEALMVNDRETYIEDIDSYNDMLYYIDSNLGALYSYKKTRNDENNKKDLKFEFLIDKSSESLDISSDGKRALIVSYTYNAGLYRYIVKEYDLETKKRTKRKWYDLQYANFFRGGIIGIGKDLHNTTFVYIDENNNREILLEPNDTITYTSPTVIDDNTVALIVIDKGIKHIAIYDYNNKTLKYVDTSDNTLNYVRYLRYSNNRLLFSYNNDDSFYRLGELDLNANTIRLYNKNYSGGVLSSVNVLENGENVVYYKGRFSEYDRLMTEDTTINPEIKNITLTDKTIEKYNFTPQMELGKHNPFKYIKPWSLWFPFPLFNNTFQYFFNGIGLATAVSSVEFDNLSILMIGYDIPSQFLQTQLDMTFNDLLYPINFKFGSDIVYSTYSKYWRVSSSISMQFNIFTESDKVLFYLSPAISTALFSDTIYYNNASYYQSAFNWKFSSWALNTTLITLFRFRSSSDKPYFNDLVQIALYPTYSVRYNKFALDFKTQFQTRYAPLRLSFYGSYTFDTPAAFNGASKVFGGRYVAAPQEFYSYVSQQRYVDNYFLAGDVELFGYLDAQFNLSHLYFENFFASLSYRGAYYAKDYMQSIALKLGCDLSVLILPYNVVTGQPYISLALKMPERMTDNISVNDLYISFGYQFAW
- a CDS encoding bacteriohemerythrin codes for the protein MKIVNNEKYIAWNDSFNTGYKRIDEQHEKFLGMLNKLYEIDDDKDLNDIKVREKFNSVLRDTIDYMVYHFKTEEDIMKAINYKNLAKHSSKHRDFSNKILGEVKTYTANNYIDIVGLITYLRNWLLNHILIEDKAFVYEIKSILKKTDN